ATTGTGAAGATGGTCATCTGGTTGGCGCTGGGGGGACTGATCGTTTTGATCAATCGTAAGCCGCAATTGGCCGTCATGCTGTGGTGGCTATTGATTGTGCTCGGTGCGATCGCTGCGAGCATGGTCTATATTGTTAGATTTTAAGTGCTTTCAAAAAAAAATCACTTTTTGTGAAAGTTCTTCTTGATCTCTGCTAAAAGCTTTGTCTTTATCCCGCACTTCTCAAACGCACCTGTAGCTCAATTGGATAGAGCGCCTGACTACGAATCAGGAGGTTAGGGGTTCAAGTCCCTTCAGGTGTACCACTTTTTTTTAAGCGCTTCGATTCGTCGGAGCGCTTTTTTTTTATTCAGGAGAGAGGTCAGAAGACAGATGCCAGAGGGCTTGCCTGTTCAACCCCAGTTCCAAGAACCGAGACTACAAGGAAATGATCGCTAAGGATCAAATATTCTTAGTGGTATGAGGACGGAAGCCTTAGGACTGATGCGAATATCAATCAGTTATCGTGCTTTCTATCTCGCCGAAAGGAGCCATGGCGCGATTCTTATAACTAACTGATTTACAGTGGCTGGCTTCAGTTTTCAGTCCTCAGTCCTCAGTCCTCAGTCCTCAGTCCTCAGTCCTCTGAGTGGGTCTATGCGTAGACAATGCGTGCGCATTGGTCGCAGAAGTGTGGTTCACCTGCGAGTAGGGCGCCACTGGAGACTTCGTTGGAGACGCGTAGGTGGCAGCCTCCGCATTTATGTGCTTCGATTTGTGCGACGTAGGGGGGGCGCTTGCAGAGTGTTTTGACGCGGTCGTAGTGGCCGAGGTAGTTCTCGTCGGCTGCACTGCGGGCGGCCTCTACATTGGCTTTGGCTTCGTCGACGGAGGCTTTTAAATTGTTTTCACGCTCACCGAGTTGGGCGATTTGCTTTGTTTGTTCTTGGATACGGGCTTCAATGATGGCTTTTTCGGCTTCAAAGGCTTCGCGAGTGGTGTCGATTTCCAGCATGAGCTCGATCTCGCGCTCTTCGAGTTCGGCAATTTCTTGTTGGCTCTGCTCGATTTGGTGGGTGAGGGCGCGATACTCGTCGTTCTTTTTGACTTCGAGTTGCTGGGTGAGGAAGCGGGCGATTGCGCTCTCTTTGGCTTTGACCTCGGTGTCGATCTCGCTGCGCTCGACTTCTTTTTCTTTAAGCGCCTGGCGGGCCGCTTCGAT
The nucleotide sequence above comes from Coraliomargarita algicola. Encoded proteins:
- a CDS encoding zinc ribbon domain-containing protein produces the protein MSDPQIEKLLIVQDRDVALQKIEQELARIPQERNALEANITAEQANIEAARQALKEKEVERSEIDTEVKAKESAIARFLTQQLEVKKNDEYRALTHQIEQSQQEIAELEEREIELMLEIDTTREAFEAEKAIIEARIQEQTKQIAQLGERENNLKASVDEAKANVEAARSAADENYLGHYDRVKTLCKRPPYVAQIEAHKCGGCHLRVSNEVSSGALLAGEPHFCDQCARIVYA